One segment of Neobacillus endophyticus DNA contains the following:
- a CDS encoding sensor histidine kinase has translation MKHKRRERLFRRHRHEHPPVPPLHGHPFEHEIREMHASFRKNRKKFRYLRVVLLFINIAIIYLLYRYFELKIIFILLLVFTIMREAVNFVFHSRLEKQLLRPIDTMIKGVEEITKGNYDIEIVHPTRNKIQVLIASLNNMARKLKKGEEMQKEYEENRKLLIANISHDLKTPITSIQGYMEAIMDGVVPNDKLETYFKIISSNTEYMNKLIDDLFLFSKIDMDKLEYHFAEVFIGAFTADLMEEFAFEFEENNINFQYTNHLQADCLVRLDRKRIHQTVQNIIGNARKYGDECNLAITCTLVRKDHVIELHIQDNGPGISSDKLPYIFNRFYRIEKERTKNLMSTGLGLAIAKELVIAHGGDIKVHSVVGEGSCFTIILPISIRGENE, from the coding sequence ATGAAACACAAGAGACGTGAGCGGTTATTTCGCCGGCATCGGCATGAGCATCCTCCTGTACCGCCGCTGCATGGTCATCCCTTTGAGCATGAGATCCGTGAAATGCACGCCAGCTTTCGGAAAAATAGAAAAAAATTTCGATATCTAAGAGTGGTCCTTCTTTTTATAAACATTGCCATTATTTATTTGTTATATCGGTACTTTGAATTAAAGATAATTTTTATCCTGCTCCTTGTTTTTACGATTATGAGGGAGGCCGTCAATTTTGTCTTTCATTCGCGATTGGAAAAGCAGTTGTTACGGCCGATTGATACGATGATTAAGGGAGTAGAAGAAATCACAAAAGGTAATTATGATATTGAAATTGTCCATCCGACAAGAAACAAAATTCAGGTGTTGATTGCATCCTTGAATAATATGGCAAGGAAATTGAAAAAAGGGGAAGAAATGCAAAAAGAATATGAAGAAAATCGCAAGCTGTTAATTGCTAATATTTCTCATGATCTTAAAACACCGATTACCTCGATTCAGGGTTATATGGAAGCCATCATGGATGGTGTTGTTCCTAATGATAAACTGGAAACGTACTTTAAAATCATATCCAGTAATACAGAATATATGAACAAGCTCATTGATGACCTGTTTCTGTTTTCAAAAATTGATATGGATAAATTGGAATATCATTTTGCAGAAGTGTTCATTGGTGCCTTTACGGCTGATTTAATGGAAGAGTTTGCTTTTGAATTTGAAGAAAATAACATTAATTTTCAATATACAAACCATTTGCAGGCCGACTGTTTGGTGAGGCTGGATCGGAAAAGGATTCATCAAACTGTTCAAAATATTATTGGAAACGCAAGAAAATATGGAGATGAATGTAATTTAGCTATAACCTGTACGTTAGTTAGAAAGGATCACGTGATTGAACTGCATATCCAAGATAATGGGCCAGGGATATCAAGTGATAAGCTTCCTTATATTTTTAATCGATTTTATCGAATTGAGAAGGAACGGACGAAAAATCTGATGAGCACTGGCCTTGGGCTCGCGATTGCGAAGGAGCTGGTCATTGCACATGGCGGAGATATTAAAGTTCATAGTGTTGTAGGGGAGGGAAGCTGTTTTACCATCATTTTGCCTATTTCAATTAGAGGTGAAAACGAATGA
- a CDS encoding response regulator transcription factor, translating to MKQILIIEDDENIAELERDYLQLNGYQVTIIADGLQGMNHAVSGKYDVIIVDLMLPNKDGFQILKAVRSKMEIPVIIVSAKTEDIDKIRGLGYGADDYLTKPFSPSELVARVKSHINRYERLMGKNTGTEMLSHKGLEVNTASHQVFVNGKEKTFTAKEYELLVFLMSHSNIVFSKDHLFMTIWNEDHFGDTATVSVHIQKIRKKIEKDPANPQYIETIWGAGYRFNV from the coding sequence ATGAAGCAAATCCTGATCATAGAAGACGATGAAAATATCGCAGAATTAGAGCGTGATTATCTACAGTTAAATGGCTATCAAGTTACGATTATTGCAGATGGATTGCAGGGGATGAATCATGCGGTTTCAGGAAAGTATGATGTCATTATTGTTGATTTAATGCTGCCTAATAAAGATGGCTTCCAAATCTTAAAGGCTGTCCGCAGTAAAATGGAAATCCCGGTGATCATCGTGTCAGCCAAAACAGAAGATATTGATAAGATAAGAGGATTAGGGTATGGGGCAGATGATTATTTGACGAAACCGTTCAGTCCGTCTGAACTTGTAGCAAGGGTCAAATCCCATATTAACCGCTATGAGCGATTAATGGGGAAAAATACGGGGACGGAAATGCTCTCCCATAAAGGCCTTGAAGTCAATACAGCTTCCCATCAAGTATTTGTGAATGGAAAAGAAAAAACCTTCACTGCCAAAGAGTATGAATTATTAGTCTTTCTGATGTCGCATTCAAATATTGTGTTTAGCAAAGATCATCTCTTTATGACGATTTGGAATGAGGATCACTTTGGAGATACGGCTACTGTGTCTGTTCATATCCAAAAAATCCGTAAAAAAATTGAAAAGGACCCGGCCAACCCGCAATATATTGAAACCATATGGGGAGCGGGATACCGGTTTAATGTCTAA
- a CDS encoding FMN-binding protein, producing the protein MGKMDKKWIILCSTAVAAVYSAGYYTTESQAANNNNQPIHQIAKNVQAKQYTLNGSKANSDQTNNGPQVSFGVTPNANDNNTVSKAAPVNSSQKSSKYKNGTFTGQGMNRRGMMQVQVTIQNDKITDVQISSWGMHYSESDVVGLPDEVLKNQSSQVTNVSGATYSSQAFEDAVQDALNQAQNTAG; encoded by the coding sequence ATGGGAAAAATGGATAAAAAGTGGATTATTCTCTGTTCAACAGCTGTTGCTGCAGTTTACTCTGCCGGGTATTACACGACGGAATCCCAGGCAGCTAATAATAACAATCAACCAATCCATCAAATCGCAAAAAATGTTCAGGCGAAACAATATACACTAAATGGCTCCAAGGCGAATAGTGATCAAACTAATAATGGACCCCAAGTGAGCTTTGGTGTTACACCGAATGCGAATGATAATAACACTGTATCCAAAGCTGCACCAGTAAACAGCAGTCAAAAAAGCAGCAAATATAAAAATGGAACTTTCACGGGCCAAGGAATGAATCGGCGCGGTATGATGCAAGTCCAAGTAACGATTCAAAACGATAAGATTACCGATGTTCAGATTAGTTCTTGGGGGATGCATTATTCGGAAAGTGATGTTGTTGGGCTGCCTGATGAGGTACTGAAGAATCAAAGCTCACAAGTAACCAATGTTTCAGGAGCTACCTATAGTTCACAAGCATTTGAGGATGCTGTTCAAGATGCCCTTAATCAAGCACAAAATACGGCGGGATAA
- a CDS encoding FAD:protein FMN transferase → MRKAKVYMDTIVDIQTVTQKSTIETEEKINRAFQAFQKIEQACSRFSHTSECMQACQNIGKPVEISPLLFQPLFFALEMARLTDGLFDPTVGKLMEENGFNRHYLTGEVMKSSCTESVTFRDIVLNPETRTLLLKKPLVIDLGAVAKGFAIDLAAQELKDLDGFVINAGGDLFAGGLNEDGKPWQIGIQHPYQNNRFIDTVEISNEAICTSGSYERKNHEKVDVHHLVNPKTRRSPQEWISCSIIAPFAMMADALSTISFLLGSEKSKSFIEEFNIKGIMVTPELQIIQTGGI, encoded by the coding sequence ATGAGAAAAGCAAAAGTTTATATGGATACCATCGTCGATATCCAGACGGTAACTCAAAAATCAACAATAGAAACAGAAGAAAAAATAAATCGTGCCTTCCAGGCTTTTCAAAAAATAGAACAAGCGTGCAGCCGGTTTAGCCATACAAGTGAATGTATGCAGGCTTGCCAAAACATCGGGAAGCCTGTTGAAATTAGTCCATTACTATTTCAGCCGCTGTTTTTTGCACTAGAGATGGCTAGGCTGACGGATGGCTTGTTCGATCCAACTGTAGGGAAGCTGATGGAGGAAAATGGATTTAATCGACATTATTTAACTGGAGAAGTGATGAAAAGCTCATGTACTGAATCCGTAACGTTTCGTGATATTGTGTTAAATCCGGAAACTCGAACCTTACTATTAAAAAAACCTTTGGTCATTGATTTAGGTGCAGTGGCTAAAGGATTCGCTATCGATTTGGCTGCACAAGAACTAAAAGATCTTGATGGGTTTGTCATAAATGCAGGTGGCGATCTGTTTGCAGGGGGACTCAATGAAGACGGGAAGCCATGGCAAATTGGAATCCAGCATCCCTATCAAAACAATCGATTCATTGATACAGTAGAAATTTCGAATGAAGCAATCTGCACTTCAGGAAGCTATGAACGAAAAAATCATGAGAAAGTAGATGTGCATCATTTAGTGAATCCAAAAACAAGACGTTCCCCACAGGAATGGATCAGCTGCAGCATCATTGCCCCATTTGCGATGATGGCCGATGCTCTTTCAACGATTAGCTTTCTACTGGGCTCTGAAAAGTCGAAATCATTCATTGAAGAATTCAATATAAAGGGGATTATGGTTACACCTGAATTACAAATTATTCAAACTGGAGGGATTTAA
- a CDS encoding RnfABCDGE type electron transport complex subunit D, whose protein sequence is MTAKKWLKTPKGYVTILILAYLIIASIFTKSTSGMMNGLIAIGVSLIVDFLFCGITHRKSSKDGTIITGLIIALILSITTPWPFVAGTAALAILSKHLLVYKKKPIFNPAAVGLLISIFLFRSEQSWWGAFGDLPAWLMVLLIIGGYIVTERINKFPQVFSFLGTFFVILFLMGYFHVGDAADALRSPFINAALFFGLFMLTDPPTSPAKYKNQVIFGFITAIAGSIVYAIFGGLTYLFIGLMFGNLYSYWNKRSTSKTAELKQQRIKTAQRAYGK, encoded by the coding sequence GTGACAGCAAAAAAATGGCTGAAAACACCAAAAGGCTATGTCACCATCTTAATTCTTGCTTATTTAATCATTGCATCTATTTTTACAAAATCAACATCAGGCATGATGAATGGACTAATTGCTATAGGTGTATCATTAATTGTAGACTTTCTCTTTTGTGGGATCACCCATCGAAAAAGCAGCAAGGATGGAACCATTATTACGGGACTGATTATTGCTCTGATTTTAAGTATTACAACTCCTTGGCCCTTTGTGGCAGGAACGGCGGCCTTAGCCATCCTATCTAAGCATCTCTTGGTATATAAGAAAAAACCGATTTTTAATCCAGCAGCAGTCGGTCTGCTTATATCCATCTTTCTATTTCGATCAGAACAGAGCTGGTGGGGGGCATTTGGAGACCTGCCAGCATGGCTGATGGTCTTATTAATCATAGGCGGTTACATTGTAACGGAACGGATTAATAAATTTCCGCAAGTTTTTTCCTTTTTGGGAACCTTTTTTGTCATACTATTCCTAATGGGGTATTTCCATGTTGGAGATGCAGCGGATGCACTTAGGTCGCCATTTATCAATGCCGCCCTGTTTTTTGGTTTATTTATGCTCACGGATCCGCCGACTTCTCCTGCCAAATATAAGAATCAAGTCATATTTGGTTTTATTACGGCGATTGCAGGAAGCATAGTTTATGCTATTTTTGGGGGATTAACCTATTTATTTATTGGGCTTATGTTCGGAAACCTATATAGTTACTGGAATAAACGTTCCACTTCGAAAACGGCAGAACTGAAACAGCAGCGGATAAAGACGGCACAAAGAGCTTATGGCAAATAG
- a CDS encoding response regulator transcription factor, whose amino-acid sequence MRVLVVEDDVPLRRIISTILEEEQYEVEQAENGEEGYFLASTGEYDLITLDIMLPKMDGFSLMRKLRSEGCQTPTLFLTAKDRVEDRVKGLDLGADDYIVKPFATEEFLARVRSLLRRSGKIGLEGKISYGPLLLDTNRHEGYLNDHVLKLTIKEYELLYYLIQNKEQIITRDQIFERVWGIESETTDAIVDLYIHYLRKKLAPFDYDRLIRTVRGVGYMLKE is encoded by the coding sequence ATGCGTGTATTAGTTGTAGAAGATGACGTACCGTTAAGAAGAATCATTTCAACCATCTTGGAGGAAGAACAGTACGAAGTGGAACAGGCGGAAAATGGCGAAGAGGGTTATTTTTTAGCTTCAACGGGGGAGTACGATTTAATCACGCTTGATATTATGCTCCCGAAGATGGATGGGTTTTCTTTGATGAGAAAGTTAAGAAGTGAAGGCTGCCAAACGCCGACATTGTTTCTTACAGCAAAGGATCGGGTCGAGGACCGAGTGAAAGGTCTGGATTTGGGCGCGGATGATTATATTGTGAAGCCATTTGCTACAGAGGAGTTTTTGGCAAGAGTCCGGTCATTGCTGCGCAGGTCAGGAAAAATCGGCCTGGAGGGCAAAATTTCCTATGGTCCGCTTCTTCTAGACACCAATAGGCACGAAGGGTACCTCAATGACCATGTATTAAAATTAACCATAAAAGAATATGAATTGCTTTATTATTTAATTCAAAATAAGGAGCAAATTATCACACGGGATCAGATTTTTGAAAGAGTATGGGGAATTGAATCGGAAACAACCGATGCAATCGTTGATCTTTATATCCATTATTTACGGAAAAAACTGGCGCCTTTTGACTATGACAGGCTAATTCGAACTGTCCGCGGAGTGGGCTATATGTTAAAGGAGTAG
- a CDS encoding sensor histidine kinase produces the protein MFRKTKLRLVALNALVFFILQNLFGAMIYVYTHYSLYSQADQTIVEKKNHLLSERDKLSTELNPEKEENQRLVYILWKKGHKLYKELPNKSISKSDTDRFVHLVNKEGLQSIKIGAESYHFINLSVSTHKNYAPVQNIQIVYNLKRENEMLSHLLMVIGFGSLLSVFIAILAGIYLANKSLIPIKHSWEKQQQFVADASHELRTPLSVMKLNLEHLFRHPDHNIEQESETIHQVIQEIKYLSKMVADLLTLARSDSNQLQFVQESVQLDEILHPLAKDFQMLAMVKNIHLTADIQPIKLMGDKERLKQLVVILLDNALKYTKENGAISIKSGVRNSRAFIEISDTGIGISKEDLPYIFDRYYRGDKSRTRHTEGSGLGLSIAKWIIHSHSGKIRILSNEGEGTQVFVTFPLKSKK, from the coding sequence ATGTTTAGAAAAACGAAACTCCGGCTTGTGGCCCTCAATGCACTTGTTTTTTTTATCCTTCAAAATCTTTTTGGAGCGATGATTTATGTGTATACACATTATAGTTTGTACAGCCAAGCTGACCAGACGATCGTAGAAAAGAAAAATCATCTGCTCAGTGAAAGGGATAAGCTTAGCACAGAGCTAAACCCTGAGAAAGAAGAAAACCAACGACTTGTCTATATTCTTTGGAAGAAAGGGCATAAGTTGTACAAGGAGCTTCCTAATAAATCTATTTCCAAATCCGATACAGATCGTTTTGTTCACTTAGTAAACAAGGAAGGGTTACAATCAATAAAGATCGGAGCGGAGTCTTATCATTTCATTAATCTATCTGTCTCCACTCACAAAAATTATGCACCAGTACAAAATATCCAGATTGTATATAATCTAAAGCGTGAAAATGAAATGCTATCGCATTTGTTGATGGTAATCGGATTTGGTTCGTTACTTAGTGTGTTCATCGCCATATTGGCTGGCATCTACCTTGCGAATAAATCATTAATACCCATCAAGCATTCTTGGGAAAAACAGCAACAATTTGTCGCAGATGCTTCGCATGAATTGCGAACTCCGCTCTCCGTTATGAAGCTGAATCTGGAGCATTTATTTCGGCATCCCGATCATAATATTGAACAGGAAAGTGAGACGATCCACCAGGTAATCCAGGAAATTAAATATTTGTCCAAAATGGTCGCCGACTTATTAACTCTAGCCCGTTCTGATTCCAATCAACTGCAGTTCGTCCAGGAGTCTGTCCAATTAGATGAGATTCTTCATCCATTAGCGAAGGACTTTCAGATGCTGGCGATGGTCAAAAATATCCATTTAACGGCTGACATTCAGCCGATTAAGCTGATGGGGGATAAGGAACGGCTAAAACAATTAGTTGTCATCTTATTAGATAATGCCCTTAAATATACAAAGGAAAATGGGGCGATTTCCATAAAGAGCGGAGTTAGAAATTCCCGCGCTTTCATCGAGATTTCCGATACGGGAATTGGCATCTCAAAGGAAGATCTCCCTTATATTTTTGATCGATATTATCGTGGTGATAAATCGAGAACCCGCCATACGGAAGGTTCCGGTTTGGGGCTTTCGATCGCAAAATGGATCATTCACTCCCATTCCGGAAAAATTCGCATTCTGAGCAATGAAGGTGAAGGAACTCAGGTTTTTGTGACATTCCCGTTAAAATCCAAAAAATAA
- a CDS encoding multicopper oxidase family protein — translation MTEFKQSLHRDLPESTVWGFEGSYPGPTIEVLSGERVFVKWINDLPMKHLLPIDHTVHGAHVNVPEVRTVIHLHGASVEAESDGYPEAWFTKGNAQVGPHFSKEIYRYDNFMSACTLWYHDHTLGITRLNVYAGLAGFYLIRDQRERELNFPQGRFDIPLIIQDKSFNEDGSLFYPKQPKKPVPGLETSVVSAFLGNTILVNGKVWPFFNVEPRKYRFRMLNGSNTRFYRLKLDSGQYFYQIGTDGGLMEKPIGVKEIVLAPAERAEVIIDFTNLEGKRIVMTNDAPYPFPDGLLADAATVGDVMEFRVILPLSGIDTSVIPSFMVPFPKRSVQAASTFRFLSLIDKTDSYGRELMLLDNKDWDAPITENPKVGQTEVWYLLNLTPEAHPIHLHLVDLQLIDRRTFNVEKYKKEGILEYTGPAISPEPQERGRKDTVIAYAQQVTRIIMKFGPYTGLYVWHCHILEHEDYVMMRPFQVIP, via the coding sequence ATGACTGAGTTTAAACAATCCCTCCATCGTGATTTGCCTGAATCAACGGTTTGGGGTTTTGAAGGAAGTTACCCCGGCCCGACTATTGAGGTGTTGTCAGGAGAGAGGGTTTTTGTGAAATGGATCAATGATCTGCCGATGAAGCATTTACTGCCGATTGATCATACAGTTCATGGGGCTCATGTGAATGTTCCGGAAGTGAGGACAGTTATTCATCTTCACGGTGCTAGTGTGGAAGCGGAAAGTGACGGTTATCCTGAAGCATGGTTTACAAAGGGAAATGCACAAGTGGGTCCTCACTTTTCAAAGGAAATCTACCGCTATGATAATTTCATGTCGGCATGCACTCTATGGTATCACGACCATACGCTTGGCATTACCAGGCTCAATGTATATGCGGGATTGGCCGGCTTTTATCTGATAAGAGACCAGCGGGAACGTGAGTTGAATTTTCCACAAGGTCGATTCGATATCCCCCTGATTATACAGGATAAATCGTTTAACGAGGACGGGTCACTTTTTTATCCAAAACAACCGAAAAAGCCGGTTCCAGGATTAGAAACCTCTGTGGTTTCTGCTTTCTTAGGGAATACGATCCTTGTAAACGGAAAGGTGTGGCCTTTTTTTAATGTGGAGCCAAGGAAATACCGCTTTCGAATGTTGAATGGCTCTAATACCCGTTTTTATCGCCTGAAACTTGATTCTGGGCAGTATTTTTACCAGATTGGCACGGATGGCGGATTAATGGAAAAACCAATTGGTGTGAAAGAAATTGTTCTTGCACCTGCGGAACGGGCAGAGGTCATTATTGACTTCACTAATCTTGAGGGAAAAAGGATTGTCATGACAAATGATGCACCATATCCATTTCCGGATGGTCTTCTGGCTGATGCCGCTACGGTTGGGGATGTGATGGAATTTCGTGTGATTCTTCCGCTTTCAGGTATAGATACCAGTGTAATCCCATCTTTTATGGTGCCATTTCCAAAGAGGAGCGTGCAAGCAGCCTCTACATTTAGGTTTCTGTCGTTAATAGATAAAACCGATTCATACGGCAGGGAACTGATGCTGCTAGATAATAAAGATTGGGATGCGCCCATCACTGAAAATCCTAAGGTTGGGCAAACGGAGGTCTGGTATTTGCTTAACTTGACACCAGAAGCCCATCCCATTCATCTTCATTTAGTTGATTTGCAGCTTATTGACCGCCGAACATTTAATGTGGAGAAGTATAAAAAAGAGGGGATACTCGAATATACTGGGCCAGCCATTTCGCCAGAACCACAGGAGAGAGGGCGAAAGGATACCGTCATCGCTTACGCCCAGCAAGTAACAAGAATCATCATGAAATTTGGCCCCTATACCGGGTTATATGTATGGCACTGTCATATATTGGAGCACGAAGACTATGTCATGATGCGGCCGTTTCAAGTTATTCCATAG